Genomic DNA from Paenibacillus borealis:
GTCTGAGCTTCAGCTGCTGGAAGGGCTTTGTACTTCTTTTATTCAAAAAGCCAATCCGTATTTAAAATGCGACGCCTGCTGTACGATCGGTTTATCCGGTGAACTCGGCGACGTCGGCAATATCTTCAAAGCTGCGCTGACGATGGACGAGGAGATCACCCGCAGCCGGAATCATACCTTCCTGGTGGAGTCGTATCTGCAGCATAGCAAAGCCGCCTATCTTCCGCCGGATCTGTCGCAGCTGGAAGAGCTGCTCAGCCAGAACAACCTTTCCGCCTTTCTGGCCGAGGTGACCGGATACCTGCGGGGGATGCTCAGGGGCCGGGCGCTGGACACCTCTGTCCTCAGCCTGTTCCGGCTTGATATTGTACAGCTTGTCTATTCCTTCCTCAAAATGAAGGGCATTCAGGTCCATAAATTATATACCGGCAAAACCCATGATCAGCTGCTGCTGCACTCCCTGGCATCCATTGAAGATATGGAGGAATACCTGAACTATCTGGTCAGCACGGCGATGAAATACCGCGACTTCACCTCGCAGCCCCAGTCGATAGCCGAAGAGATCAAGCAATACATCCATACCCATTACGGCGATGATCTGACCCGGGGCGATCTGGCGGAGATCGTCTACCTGAATCCGGATTATCTGGCCCGGCTGTTCAAGAAGGAGACCGGCATCTCCTTGGGCAGCTATGTCATTCAGGTCCGCATCGCCGCCGCCAAGCATCTGCTCGAAACGACCCACCATTCCGTCTACACCGTTGCGAACAAGGTAGGCTACTCTAACTACTCCTATTTCTCCAAGCTGTTCAAGCAGGAGGTCGGCCTGCCGCCGAATGAATATAAGAAGGATCAGCATTCTCAATCTGTGCTGTAGCTATTTGATATTGTGCATCTAGTTATAGCTAAATTATCTCTATCAAAAATCATCCCCTACATCTTCCAAATGATGTAGGGGATTTTATTTATATTGATTTTGATAGAGCTGTTGCTTAGAAGAGTTTCTTTGAGGATTGACAACCTTGCTGTTCCTCTCTATTATAATAAAATATAATCCAGTGATAATGATTATCATCTTCATTTAGGTGCAAGAACAATTTCACAGTTGAGGACCGGCTGCTCTTACCTCCAACCTTTCCCCCTGTCTCTGCGGACCATTCAAATCCGTTGTAAATAGCGGGATATGCTAGTTAGCGAAAAACAAGGTTGTTGTAAGAAATAAGGTCTGCTCATTCTGTACGGACCGGAAGCCTCTCCCGCAAGATCCATAACAAACCATCATAAAGGAGCGTCACCCATGCTAAGCACAAAAAAGATATTTCTTCCTTTAACCTTCCTGCTCCTAACGTTAATTCTGGCCTCCTGCGGACAATCGAACAACAGTAATAACGCGGCTCCGGCTTCTGCAGCTGCAACGGCGGCTGCTACCGAAGCACCGGCTGCCACTCCGTCGGCAACAGAGCCCGCTGCGCCTGCAACACGGCTATACACGGATTATAAAAAGAGAGAGGTTGAAATTCCAACCGATCCGCAGCACATTGTATATGTCGGCAGCAATCCCGGTGACCTGCTGGCGCTTGGAGTGAAGCCTATAGGTGCCTCGCTTAGTGTCATCGGGACACAGGTTGCGTACCCTGATCTGCTCGAAGGCATTGAAGATATCGGGTATCCTTTCTCCCCTGAGAAGATCCTGGCATTATCACCGGACCTGATTATCTTTGACGACTGGGATGAGACGGGTATTGAAGCGTTAAGCCAGATCGCACCGACCGTGGTGGTTGGTCTGGACGGCACCTTCCCGACGGAAGAACGTGTCCGCCAGTTAGCTGAATTGTTCGGACGTACTGCAGAGGCGGATACCTGGTTCAATGCTTATAAAGCGAAGGTCGCCTCCGTGAAGGAGCAGCTGAATTTAACAGAAGGCGAAACTGCTACCTCCCTGCTTGTCCTGGGCTCTGACCTGTATATCATGGGCAACAAAGGCCTAAACGAAACGCTGTACGGGCAGCTCGGGTTCAAGCCGACAGAAGGTGTCCAGAAGCTGATTGATGCCGACGAACGGTTCGCGAACATCTCCGACGAGGTGCTGACTCAGTATATAGGCACGCATATGTTCATCCTGACCGACAACAGCAGCGAAACCGTAACGAGACAGACAGCACTGATGGACAGCGGCTTATGGAAAGCTATTCCTGCCGTCAAAGAAGGCCGCGTTTATACCTTCGACAGTAAGTACAACTTCGATGACCCGATTACCCTGGACAGGCTGCTGGACGAGATCACCAGTATTTTTAATAGTTCTGGCACTAAGTAGTTCCGCTTCATATCCATATCCAGCCTATTAAAAGGGGATGTCCTCCGCCAACTAAACGGCAGGGACATCCCTTTGCTCATTCATCTAACCCGTTCAGCTTCATCGGCTAGCGGGTTCTTCGCCAGCTTAAGCCAGTGCCGATAAGATTAGACCGCATAATTCCATCGTCTGTACATTATCCCGTCCGCTGGAGAGCGGAGCCTGAGCTTTCCGGCAGCAGTTCATGAAATGCTCCATTTCCCCGACGAAACCCCGGAGATACAGATCCCGGAGACCACCGGACATCGCTGAAGCCGAAGGGGTCAGGACGGTATCCTGCTCCTCCAGTGATTGCCACGGCAGCGAGCTGCCGGAATACGCTCTGTGGATCGTGAGCGAGTTAAGCTCATCGGCATGAGCAAACCCCTGGTCGAAGGTAACCAGCACACTCTCGCTCTCCCTGGACCAGGCGCTCATGCCTGAGAAATACAGGCTGCCCACCACTCCGCTGGCAAACTTTATGGAGAGACTCTGTGAGATATACTCCCCGCTGCTGCCCGACATACCTGACACCTGAACGGCCTCTCCGAACAAATAACGGATCAGATCGACCATATGAATGGCCGCAAGCTTGATGAACTGTTCCTCATCCTTGCAGAAGGGCGTACTGTCTACGGCAAACTTCATCTGAAAAGATCTGGCGGAACCCAGACTTCCATCCTCAATAAGTGCTTTAAGTTTCTGATAAACCGGAGCGTAACGTTTCATAAAGCCCACCATCAGAACAACCCCGGCTTCCTCCGCCGCCTCTGCCAGCTCAAGCGCCTCCGCTGCATTCCAGCCCAGCGGTTTGTCTACATAGACATTTTTGCCGGCCCGGATGCAGTCCAGCACAAGTGAAGGCTGATCCCCGGGCTGGGCTACCACAACCACGCCGTCGCAGGCTTCATTCTGGAGCATCGCTCTATAATCCCCGTATGGTGTCCCGCTGCTCCCGAAACGCTGAAGCGCAGCTGCCGAACGCTCCAGACTACGGGTCGCAATAGCCTGAATATCCGCCTTCGCCTCCACTGCGGCAGGATATATATTCGTGGCGGCATGAAAGCCTGCCCCGATGAAACAAAGCTTGGTTGTATTCACTGGATGAATCGCTCCTTCTTCGTATGAGGCTTCTTAGTTGCCTATATCTTAACGCAGGCTGTGCCATTAAAAAAAGGACAGGCGTCCCTGTCCTTTCTCCGTCCTCAGACTGTCGGGAATATCCCGACTGCCTAAGACGCGTTGCCGAAGCAGAACCCCGGCCTACTCCCTATTTGCTGTCCACCTTCAACGAAACAGCGCTTTTCGGTGCCATGGAGAAAGTCAGCACCTCTTCACCCTGTAGCTTCACAGCTACAGTCTCTTCTGCTTCTCCGTCGTTGAACAAGACTGCCGCAACCGATCCGTCCGGGTTGCGGAAGGCAACGGAGCGCACAAGCTCATTGCTCGCGGCAGAATCAAGGCGCAGCGCCTTGGGCCGTATGACTTTGCTGAAATGTGCCAGTGCGTAATAATCCAAGGTATACGTAAGCTCCCTGGTCTGCTGGTTGACCGTCACAACCCCACGGCAGGTGCTCTTGCCGAAGCCGGGAACAGTGGGGCCGTTCTGTTCATCCAGCGCCATATTCCACAGCACGAACGATTTGCTGTGATTGCGCAGAATCTCAATGCCTGTGCGCATTACATTGGAGAACGCCTGCTCAAACGGCGGAATCCATTCCCCGCCCGAGCCTTCGGTGAAATGTACCTCTTTGCCGGGATAAGCCGCCAGCACTTCTGACTGCGCGGCCGGTGCGCCGCCGTACCAGTGCCAGGCTACACCATCCACTTCAGCTGCGGCCTCCTCCAGAACTGTGAGCGGATAATCCGGCCGGTCCCAGTTGTGATCGTAGCAGAGGATTCTAGTATCCAGCCCATGATTTATGAAGCTTGGCTTCAGATAGTCGCGGATGAACACCAGCTGCTCCTCCGGCAGCATCAGCATGCCCGGATAGTGCTGCGGTTCATAGAGCGGCTCATTCTGCGCAGTGACGGCGTAGGTAGGCAGACCATGAGCCGCGAAGGCCTGGATATAGCGGACGAAATAATCCGCATACACCTGATAATGCTCCGGCTTCAGCTGACCGGTAAGCATCGACCCGCTGGTCTTCATCCAGCCCGGTGCACTCCACGGCGAAGCCATCAGCTTGATTTCCGGATTAAGCTTCAGCGCCTGCTGCAATAAAGGAATAATATCCGCTTCATCATGGGCAATGGAGAATCCGGACAATTCGGGATCGGTCCCGTTCTCAGGCAGATCATTATAACTGTAGACCGTTCTGGCATAATCCGATGCCCCCATCGGATTCCGCAGGAAGGACAAGCCGATGCCGTCCTGCGGATCAAACAGCTTGCTCATTAGTTCCGTTCTCTGCTCCCCGTCAAGCACCTGATGAATCAGATAGGCGGCCGAGTCCGTGAAGGAGGCCCCGAAACCATCTATCTCCTGATACGTTTGGCCGGCATCTATCTCTATTGTGGCAGTAACCGTGTCACCAGAAAGCTGTGGCAGCTGTGCAACAGACTGCTCTACAAACAACTCGTTTTCCCCGTTGGACTGATACATAGTAATATCACGCATGTGTTATCCCTCCATCTTTTTATGCAAAAGGGCCCAAAGCGGGCCCCCTTCCTGCGCCTTGCTTATTTAATGCCCAGCTTTTCCTTGTTGGCCTTCATTTTCTCACTGCGGATCTCTACGATTTTATCCCAGCTGTTTTTGTCCAGGAAGGCTTTATAATCAGCCAGGGTACTGTCAAAGGCTGCATCATCCTTGGCACGGATCATGCTTACCATTGTTGTGTTCCAGGTGGTGTTAATCGCCGTCAGGCCGCGGGCTTCGGCTGTACCCTGATCCGGATTGATGTTCTCCAGAATGAAATGCGGTTTCAGCTTGCCTTGGCCCCATTCCTGCATTTGTTTGATCGATTCAGGGAAGGCATCCTTGCTCAGCGCTTTGTGGCGGTCATGTCCGAAGAACATGAATTCGCCCATCCGGTAATCCTTCTTGAATTTATCCGCATTATTCAGCTGCAGATCCTTCACTTCCGGCAGCAGTTCAACCGTGCCGTCGCTATTTGCCTTGTAGGTCTCGCCTTCAATACCGTAGTTCATCAGCTTCTGGCCTTCTTCGCTCAGCAGGTACGTGAAGATTTGAATCGCTTTGGCCGGGTCCTTGCAGTCCTTGGTGATGTAGCTGATCATCCAACCGGTAATCCCGGACTGATTCAGTGTAGGCTGATGTCCTACTGTGCTCTGCGGGCCATCGATGGCAATGTACTCTTTTCCCGGATTAGCGCTCATGAAGATCTGCAGATTGCCGCCCTGCTGAGGAGTACCGTCGAGCAGCATCGTGGCATATTTACCGGATTTCACTTTTTCCTCAAAGCCTGTACCGTCATCGGCGAAGCTGTCATCACTGATCGCCCCGTCTCTGTATACGGCATTCAGCGTCCGCAGCCAGGTCAGATAATCCTCATCCAGATTGCGGTTGTAGAACTTACCGTCTTCGGTTTCCAGTGGAACGCCGATGAAATCCTGCAGCACATCCCCGAGCGAGCCGGTGCCTTCCCCAATGGAGTTGAAGCCGAAGGGAATCATATCAGGAAACTGTGTTTTGATCTGGTTCATAACACTCTTGAATTCCTCCGGGGTCCCGAAGGATGGACTGCCCAGTGCTTCATAGACATCCTTACGGATAACAAAAGCCGTTTTGGCCGGAATGTTGCCGCTGTCATAATCAGCCTGTGTATTAGAATAGTTAGGATAGCCGTAGGTTTTGCCGTCTTTCAGTTGGAACCAGTTCAGCGTGTCGGCCGCAGCGACCTTGTTGAAGTATGGATCATATTTCTCGGCCAGATCATTCAGCGGGAGCGCCCAGGTAGCGGCTTTCTGCACCACCGGAGAGTTCGAGTCGAAGATCGTCAGCAGATCCGGCATATCGCCGCCCGCGAAGAACGTATTCAGCTTGGTGTCGTCCCCGGTAATGAACTTGATGTCGATGTTCAGATCCTCTTTGATCTTCTTGGTCACCACATCCTTGCCGAAATCTGTATTCCACCAGTCCGCGTTCACATACCAGGTCAATTCAGTGGACTCCGATTTCTTATCCAGCTGCCAGGCCGGGGTTTCCGGATCCACCGTGTAACGGTCTTCAATCGAGACATCGCTGCCTTTCTTCGAACCGCCGTTTGAGCTGCAGCCTGCCACAACCAGCATTGCTGTCATCAGCAGCAGCGCGAGCTTAACACCTTTTTTCCCCAGGACTTTATTCATCTTAATCATTGATAAGCCTCCCAATTTATGATTTAGAAACCGGTTTTGAAAAAATACGCCCCCTCTTCTCTACTCTTTGACCGCCCCCATCATCATGCCGGAGATAAAGTACCTTTGAAGCACTGGATACATCACAACAATCGGCAGGGTGGTAATGACAATTGTTGCTAGCTGAACCCCTTTGGTGGTGGTTTCAATCACGGCGGAGCCCCCGATGTTCTGCATCGACTGGGTCTGCGACTGCACGATAATCTCATACAGCTTCATCTGCAGCGGGTAGAGCGCCTGGTTGGTGATATATAGTTTGGTTGTCATGAAGTCGTTCCATTGCCCCACCCCGTTGAACAGGGCGATTGTCGCCATAGCAGGCATGGAGAGCGGGATGAAGATTTTCAGGAAAATATGCCAGTCGCCTGCGCCGTCGATTTTGGCCGACTCTTCAAGCGAATCCGGGACATTCCGGAAAAAGTTCATCAGAATGACAACGTCGTAATAGCTGAATAATGCGGGTATGATGTATACCCAAAAGCTGTTCAGGAGTCCGAGCGATTTAATCAGCAGGTAGGTCGGAATCATCCCGCCGGAGAAAAACATCGTAATGACGCCCATCGCCACATAAAGCTTGCGGCCGCGGATGTATCTTTTGCTGAGACCGTAGCCGATCATTGCGCAGAAGAACACATGGGTGAAGACCCCGACGAAGGTTTTGGAGATGGAGACCAGGAAAGACTGCCCGATGCTGCTGTCATTGAATACCGCGCGGTAATTTTCGAGCGAGAACTCTTTGGACCAGAAAATAAATCCGCCCTCGGCAAGCGCCTTGCCTGAGCTTAAGGATGAAATAATTACATTCCATAAGGGAACGAGAATAATAACCATGAAGATTATCAGCAGAACCATATTGACCGCGTCAAAGATCCGGCTGTCGATATCTTCTTTAACCACCTTTCGGTTCACAGCAAATGCCTCCTTTTATAACACGGATTGATTATCATTTAACTTACTGGTGATTTTGTTAGCCGTAACCAGCAGAATCACCGATACGATGGAGACACCTAAACCGACGGCAGTAGCATAAGAGAAGTCACCTTGCGTCATCCCCATGCGGTATACATACGAATTGATGACCTCCGCTCTGGCCCTGTTCTGAGAG
This window encodes:
- a CDS encoding ABC transporter substrate-binding protein — translated: MLSTKKIFLPLTFLLLTLILASCGQSNNSNNAAPASAAATAAATEAPAATPSATEPAAPATRLYTDYKKREVEIPTDPQHIVYVGSNPGDLLALGVKPIGASLSVIGTQVAYPDLLEGIEDIGYPFSPEKILALSPDLIIFDDWDETGIEALSQIAPTVVVGLDGTFPTEERVRQLAELFGRTAEADTWFNAYKAKVASVKEQLNLTEGETATSLLVLGSDLYIMGNKGLNETLYGQLGFKPTEGVQKLIDADERFANISDEVLTQYIGTHMFILTDNSSETVTRQTALMDSGLWKAIPAVKEGRVYTFDSKYNFDDPITLDRLLDEITSIFNSSGTK
- a CDS encoding response regulator, which translates into the protein MNILLVDDDYYVIAALQKRIDWTLLQIETVFTANNVSQAQDILENHSVQILISDIEMPQGSGLELLAWIREQQYQVQTILLTNYADFNYAQKAIELQSFEYFLKPIEFDKLMLIIQKAIARAREQQHNEKAIQEGQYWQKNQAKILEHFWRKLVNDSTAFPIRTSAIFHAMEEQNLSYQMNEIIQPVLFNLFPHNGSMGKEEKYLFDFALLNVLYELLGSPLFSIESILEYKESNWIAILKWNQASELQLLEGLCTSFIQKANPYLKCDACCTIGLSGELGDVGNIFKAALTMDEEITRSRNHTFLVESYLQHSKAAYLPPDLSQLEELLSQNNLSAFLAEVTGYLRGMLRGRALDTSVLSLFRLDIVQLVYSFLKMKGIQVHKLYTGKTHDQLLLHSLASIEDMEEYLNYLVSTAMKYRDFTSQPQSIAEEIKQYIHTHYGDDLTRGDLAEIVYLNPDYLARLFKKETGISLGSYVIQVRIAAAKHLLETTHHSVYTVANKVGYSNYSYFSKLFKQEVGLPPNEYKKDQHSQSVL
- a CDS encoding Gfo/Idh/MocA family protein; its protein translation is MNTTKLCFIGAGFHAATNIYPAAVEAKADIQAIATRSLERSAAALQRFGSSGTPYGDYRAMLQNEACDGVVVVAQPGDQPSLVLDCIRAGKNVYVDKPLGWNAAEALELAEAAEEAGVVLMVGFMKRYAPVYQKLKALIEDGSLGSARSFQMKFAVDSTPFCKDEEQFIKLAAIHMVDLIRYLFGEAVQVSGMSGSSGEYISQSLSIKFASGVVGSLYFSGMSAWSRESESVLVTFDQGFAHADELNSLTIHRAYSGSSLPWQSLEEQDTVLTPSASAMSGGLRDLYLRGFVGEMEHFMNCCRKAQAPLSSGRDNVQTMELCGLILSALA
- a CDS encoding glycoside hydrolase family 30 protein → MRDITMYQSNGENELFVEQSVAQLPQLSGDTVTATIEIDAGQTYQEIDGFGASFTDSAAYLIHQVLDGEQRTELMSKLFDPQDGIGLSFLRNPMGASDYARTVYSYNDLPENGTDPELSGFSIAHDEADIIPLLQQALKLNPEIKLMASPWSAPGWMKTSGSMLTGQLKPEHYQVYADYFVRYIQAFAAHGLPTYAVTAQNEPLYEPQHYPGMLMLPEEQLVFIRDYLKPSFINHGLDTRILCYDHNWDRPDYPLTVLEEAAAEVDGVAWHWYGGAPAAQSEVLAAYPGKEVHFTEGSGGEWIPPFEQAFSNVMRTGIEILRNHSKSFVLWNMALDEQNGPTVPGFGKSTCRGVVTVNQQTRELTYTLDYYALAHFSKVIRPKALRLDSAASNELVRSVAFRNPDGSVAAVLFNDGEAEETVAVKLQGEEVLTFSMAPKSAVSLKVDSK
- a CDS encoding carbohydrate ABC transporter permease gives rise to the protein MNRKVVKEDIDSRIFDAVNMVLLIIFMVIILVPLWNVIISSLSSGKALAEGGFIFWSKEFSLENYRAVFNDSSIGQSFLVSISKTFVGVFTHVFFCAMIGYGLSKRYIRGRKLYVAMGVITMFFSGGMIPTYLLIKSLGLLNSFWVYIIPALFSYYDVVILMNFFRNVPDSLEESAKIDGAGDWHIFLKIFIPLSMPAMATIALFNGVGQWNDFMTTKLYITNQALYPLQMKLYEIIVQSQTQSMQNIGGSAVIETTTKGVQLATIVITTLPIVVMYPVLQRYFISGMMMGAVKE
- a CDS encoding sugar ABC transporter substrate-binding protein codes for the protein MIKMNKVLGKKGVKLALLLMTAMLVVAGCSSNGGSKKGSDVSIEDRYTVDPETPAWQLDKKSESTELTWYVNADWWNTDFGKDVVTKKIKEDLNIDIKFITGDDTKLNTFFAGGDMPDLLTIFDSNSPVVQKAATWALPLNDLAEKYDPYFNKVAAADTLNWFQLKDGKTYGYPNYSNTQADYDSGNIPAKTAFVIRKDVYEALGSPSFGTPEEFKSVMNQIKTQFPDMIPFGFNSIGEGTGSLGDVLQDFIGVPLETEDGKFYNRNLDEDYLTWLRTLNAVYRDGAISDDSFADDGTGFEEKVKSGKYATMLLDGTPQQGGNLQIFMSANPGKEYIAIDGPQSTVGHQPTLNQSGITGWMISYITKDCKDPAKAIQIFTYLLSEEGQKLMNYGIEGETYKANSDGTVELLPEVKDLQLNNADKFKKDYRMGEFMFFGHDRHKALSKDAFPESIKQMQEWGQGKLKPHFILENINPDQGTAEARGLTAINTTWNTTMVSMIRAKDDAAFDSTLADYKAFLDKNSWDKIVEIRSEKMKANKEKLGIK